A DNA window from Methylocystis heyeri contains the following coding sequences:
- a CDS encoding P-II family nitrogen regulator yields the protein MKKIEAIIKPFKLDEVKEALQAAGLQGITVTEAKGFGRQKGHTELYRGAEYVVDFLPKVKIEIVLADESVDRAVEAIRKAAQTGRIGDGKIFVSNVEGAIRIRTGETGLDAI from the coding sequence ATGAAAAAAATCGAGGCGATCATCAAGCCCTTCAAGCTCGATGAGGTGAAGGAGGCCTTGCAGGCCGCGGGATTGCAAGGCATCACCGTCACCGAGGCGAAGGGCTTCGGTCGCCAAAAGGGTCATACGGAACTGTACCGCGGCGCGGAATATGTCGTGGATTTCCTTCCCAAGGTGAAAATCGAAATCGTTCTGGCGGACGAGTCCGTGGATCGCGCCGTGGAGGCCATCCGCAAGGCGGCCCAGACGGGCCGCATCGGCGACGGCAAGATTTTTGTTTCCAATGTGGAGGGGGCTATCAGGATTCGAACGGGGGAAACCGGCCTGGACGCAATCTGA
- the glnA gene encoding type I glutamate--ammonia ligase: MTTANDVIKKIKDNDIKYVDFRFTDPRGKWQHVTFDVSIVDADALVEGIAFDGSSIAGWKAINESDMLLIPDLETVTIDPFFAASTLVIVCDVVEPTTGARYNRDPRGIAKKAEEYLKSTGLGDTAFFGPEAEFFVFDDVRFSAEPYNTSFSVDSSELPSNSGTAYEGGNLGHRVRTKGGYFPVPPVDSAQDMRGEMLAAMAAMGVAVEKHHHEVASAQHELGLKFQTLVTVADHLQIYKYAIHQVANSYGKSATFMPKPVYGDNGSGMHVHQSIWKAGQPVFAGDKYAGLSQECLWYIGGIIKHAKALNAFTNPSTNSYKRLVPGFEAPVLLAYSSRNRSASCRIPYVTSPKAKRIEVRFPDPTANPYLAFAAMLMAGLDGIANKMDPGEAADKDLYDLPPAELKAIPTVCGSLREALDSLKADHAFLTAGNVFSPDFIESYIDLKYQDVYRFEMTPHPVEYDMYYSY, translated from the coding sequence ATGACGACGGCCAATGACGTAATTAAGAAGATCAAGGACAACGACATCAAGTATGTCGACTTCCGGTTCACCGATCCGCGCGGCAAGTGGCAGCATGTCACGTTCGACGTGTCGATCGTCGACGCCGACGCCCTCGTGGAAGGCATCGCCTTCGACGGATCGTCGATCGCCGGCTGGAAGGCGATCAACGAATCCGACATGCTCCTGATCCCCGATCTCGAGACCGTCACGATCGACCCGTTCTTCGCCGCTTCCACGCTGGTCATCGTCTGCGACGTGGTGGAGCCGACCACCGGCGCCCGCTATAACCGCGATCCGCGCGGCATCGCCAAGAAGGCCGAGGAGTATCTGAAGTCCACCGGCCTCGGCGACACCGCCTTCTTCGGCCCGGAAGCGGAATTCTTCGTCTTCGACGACGTTCGTTTCTCCGCCGAACCCTACAACACCAGCTTCTCGGTCGACAGCTCCGAACTGCCGAGCAACTCCGGCACCGCCTATGAGGGCGGCAACCTCGGCCACCGCGTCCGCACCAAGGGCGGCTATTTCCCGGTGCCGCCGGTCGACTCCGCGCAGGACATGCGCGGCGAGATGCTCGCCGCCATGGCGGCCATGGGCGTTGCGGTCGAAAAGCACCACCACGAAGTGGCTTCCGCTCAGCATGAGCTGGGTCTGAAGTTCCAGACTCTCGTGACCGTGGCCGATCACCTCCAGATCTACAAATACGCCATCCACCAGGTCGCCAATTCCTACGGCAAGTCCGCGACCTTCATGCCGAAGCCGGTCTATGGCGACAACGGCTCGGGCATGCATGTGCACCAGTCGATCTGGAAGGCCGGCCAGCCGGTTTTCGCGGGCGACAAATACGCCGGCCTGTCCCAGGAGTGCCTGTGGTACATCGGCGGCATCATCAAGCACGCCAAGGCCCTCAACGCTTTCACCAACCCGTCGACCAACTCCTACAAGCGTCTGGTCCCGGGCTTTGAGGCGCCGGTGCTGCTGGCCTATTCGTCGCGCAACCGTTCGGCTTCCTGCCGCATTCCTTACGTGACCAGCCCGAAGGCGAAGCGCATCGAGGTTCGCTTCCCCGATCCGACCGCCAATCCCTATCTCGCCTTCGCCGCCATGCTGATGGCCGGTCTCGACGGCATCGCCAACAAGATGGATCCGGGCGAGGCCGCCGATAAGGATCTCTACGATCTGCCCCCGGCCGAGCTGAAGGCCATCCCGACGGTTTGCGGCAGCCTCCGCGAAGCGCTCGACAGCCTCAAGGCCGACCACGCCTTCCTCACGGCCGGCAATGTGTTCAGCCCGGACTTCATCGAATCCTACATCGATCTGAAGTATCAGGACGTCTATCGCTTCGAGATGACGCCCCATCCGGTCGAATACGACATGTATTATAGCTACTAA
- a CDS encoding tape measure protein, which yields MTDAHTISIAVDSSKGIAGLNALRQAISATSRELSAFGGNTAGFSQLAAQLNATSSAFQNLAKSIAALSAASSRLGSLNVNSFSNLQRGATRAGVAIHALGGSFGLTTQAAGLLAAAVGGMSLAKFSADVQSTGNSLLSFKIAIDSVATSSRESTDALKFIRETASTIGTPLDAATESFKTLYSSMRALGRNPDEIMKVFRGFSVALGALHVSAQDQRMAWREISETYSQNIIHTRQAILSLGSHIPAMAANLQQALGVTGSKLHEMFKAGGLPLDTWTKVSKILEKRYSNGLAEATNHSTLNIIALQNALTRLQQTVYENGFDSGFTTFLKTLQGGLNAVGIDDLGKKIGEAFRIGFTAASLFAQKVIELREPIAAVAKGLAGYAVASLGIRLAAGALALLTSPLGAAAAFAALLASQWDMLSSVFSGSDSSFNAAAENIKKLTNGWIDLHKSIKGAVEIWELAKGLFSGKSLDDSKSLAAQAGADFDAGKYGQHKGQDFAQGFLDKASELFSKLGTSFKIPSFDIGSLGKDWDRLYKESAPRDFASGGDYKGNAARYASLADNELSESLK from the coding sequence ATGACTGATGCACATACGATTTCTATCGCCGTCGACTCCAGCAAAGGCATTGCGGGACTCAACGCTTTACGCCAAGCCATCTCTGCAACGTCGCGTGAACTGTCCGCGTTTGGCGGCAACACGGCGGGCTTCTCCCAGCTTGCCGCACAGCTAAACGCCACTTCGTCAGCCTTTCAAAATTTGGCGAAGAGCATCGCCGCGCTGTCTGCTGCCTCTAGCCGACTCGGCTCTCTAAACGTCAACAGTTTTAGCAACCTGCAACGTGGTGCAACTCGCGCTGGCGTCGCGATCCATGCGCTTGGCGGTTCGTTCGGCTTAACGACTCAGGCCGCAGGACTCCTCGCCGCTGCCGTGGGCGGAATGTCACTCGCCAAATTTTCAGCCGACGTGCAATCCACGGGCAATAGCCTGTTGAGCTTCAAAATTGCAATCGACTCGGTAGCGACCTCTTCAAGAGAGTCAACCGACGCGCTGAAGTTCATACGCGAGACCGCTTCGACGATTGGAACGCCGCTAGACGCCGCTACCGAGTCTTTCAAGACTCTCTATTCATCGATGCGCGCCCTCGGGCGCAACCCTGATGAAATCATGAAAGTGTTTCGAGGGTTCAGCGTTGCGTTAGGCGCGTTGCACGTGAGCGCACAGGACCAGCGCATGGCATGGCGCGAAATCTCGGAAACATATTCTCAAAATATCATCCACACAAGGCAAGCCATCCTTTCGCTGGGCTCACACATTCCCGCCATGGCCGCTAACCTCCAGCAAGCGCTAGGCGTCACGGGTTCGAAACTACACGAGATGTTTAAGGCCGGTGGGCTGCCACTCGACACCTGGACGAAGGTCTCTAAAATCCTCGAAAAGCGTTACAGCAACGGGCTTGCCGAAGCGACGAATCATTCGACGCTTAATATCATCGCTCTTCAGAACGCGCTGACTCGCCTTCAGCAGACCGTATATGAAAACGGATTCGATTCTGGTTTCACTACCTTCCTGAAAACTCTTCAGGGTGGACTGAACGCCGTCGGAATCGACGACCTGGGAAAGAAAATCGGCGAGGCTTTCCGCATTGGGTTCACTGCCGCCAGTCTGTTCGCTCAGAAGGTCATCGAACTTCGTGAACCGATCGCAGCCGTCGCCAAGGGACTAGCTGGCTATGCGGTAGCCTCGCTTGGAATCCGCCTTGCCGCTGGCGCTCTAGCGCTGTTGACCTCACCACTAGGTGCAGCGGCTGCTTTCGCCGCCCTGCTCGCTTCGCAATGGGATATGCTTTCTTCCGTCTTCAGCGGCAGCGACTCAAGCTTCAACGCCGCTGCCGAAAATATCAAAAAACTAACAAACGGCTGGATTGACTTACATAAATCAATCAAGGGGGCTGTAGAAATTTGGGAGCTTGCCAAAGGCCTGTTCTCCGGCAAGAGCCTAGATGATTCCAAATCGCTCGCCGCACAGGCGGGCGCGGATTTTGACGCGGGTAAATACGGACAGCACAAAGGCCAGGACTTCGCCCAAGGATTCCTTGACAAGGCGTCCGAACTGTTCAGCAAGTTAGGCACTTCTTTCAAAATACCTTCGTTCGATATCGGCAGCTTGGGTAAGGACTGGGACAGACTCTATAAAGAATCAGCCCCGCGTGATTTTGCGTCCGGAGGCGACTACAAGGGCAACGCCGCGCGCTACGCTTCTCTCGCCGATAACGAGCTTTCTGAGTCGCTCAAGTGA
- a CDS encoding primase-helicase family protein — protein sequence MNRIEQARGYIESSPPTRSNKRHTVFGDKAEGFRVLNQKTAIVHVGGKTRYLKEGKDGKVDFQNQADASLTYAPYQLAVKKGEHTEYMPLLPLWKNERSRREYADVTFDPSEMTPQDGSSPDHVYNLWKGFAIEPAKPGEGSWRLMQRHWFNVMCNGDEEHFFWWCGWWADLLQTPAHKPGSSIVATGKHGTGKSLVASMFARVLGKHYTYIDDENGLTGQFNAHFETALLVDVAEAYFSGNMKIIGKVKSLITAEVAQFERKGIDKVQLPSYSRFYQTANPNKENKIIFAEEGERRYFVTEVGDQHAKEPSYFVPLVAETKGDGPAAMMRDLLALDISDVDLTNPPLTAAFGEQVAVNMSQKEKWWLAVLETGGFPQHEFVNQTGPTLAELEKWETEGLIVEKKIVYDSFNSRVRPYGGGETDERTIAKDLYKMVPGLTECRPTRPNGARPRCFSFPPLKQLRDDFTARTQIRLGADMDKDDAARVAKADLQDPFFAAGYEMVADAVIEGIFGSHPFQHDGEDSDGDYIYALFSKDGYWTEVGQRGG from the coding sequence TTGAATCGCATCGAACAGGCGCGCGGCTATATCGAGTCGAGTCCGCCGACGCGCTCTAACAAGAGACATACCGTATTTGGCGACAAGGCCGAAGGCTTCCGCGTCCTTAATCAAAAGACTGCCATCGTGCATGTCGGCGGTAAGACTCGCTATCTGAAAGAAGGCAAGGACGGCAAGGTTGATTTCCAGAACCAAGCCGATGCGAGCCTAACTTATGCGCCTTACCAGTTGGCAGTTAAAAAGGGTGAGCACACCGAATACATGCCGCTCTTGCCGCTGTGGAAGAACGAGCGTTCGCGTCGCGAATATGCGGATGTGACCTTCGACCCTAGCGAAATGACGCCGCAGGACGGAAGCTCGCCGGATCACGTCTATAACCTTTGGAAGGGCTTTGCGATTGAGCCCGCCAAGCCCGGCGAAGGATCGTGGCGTTTGATGCAGCGCCATTGGTTCAACGTCATGTGCAACGGCGATGAAGAGCATTTCTTTTGGTGGTGCGGGTGGTGGGCGGACCTTCTGCAAACTCCGGCCCATAAGCCCGGTAGCTCCATCGTCGCAACCGGTAAGCACGGGACCGGCAAGTCGCTTGTCGCTTCCATGTTCGCGCGCGTCCTCGGCAAGCACTACACCTACATCGACGACGAAAATGGCCTAACCGGGCAGTTCAACGCGCACTTTGAAACGGCGCTATTGGTCGATGTGGCTGAGGCGTATTTCTCCGGGAATATGAAAATCATAGGCAAGGTAAAGAGCCTGATCACGGCTGAGGTAGCGCAATTCGAGCGCAAGGGAATCGACAAGGTTCAACTCCCCTCCTACTCGCGCTTTTATCAGACCGCCAACCCGAACAAGGAAAATAAGATCATCTTCGCGGAAGAAGGCGAACGCCGCTATTTCGTGACTGAGGTCGGCGACCAACACGCCAAGGAACCGAGCTATTTCGTCCCGTTGGTCGCGGAGACTAAGGGGGACGGCCCCGCTGCGATGATGCGTGATCTTCTGGCACTGGACATTAGCGACGTTGATCTGACCAATCCGCCGCTGACGGCTGCGTTCGGCGAACAGGTTGCTGTGAACATGTCGCAGAAAGAAAAATGGTGGCTGGCTGTCCTGGAAACCGGGGGCTTCCCCCAGCACGAATTTGTGAACCAGACAGGTCCGACGCTAGCCGAACTGGAAAAGTGGGAGACTGAAGGGCTGATCGTCGAAAAAAAGATTGTCTATGACTCCTTCAACTCCCGTGTCCGTCCGTATGGCGGCGGCGAGACCGACGAACGCACGATTGCGAAGGACTTGTATAAGATGGTTCCTGGTCTGACCGAATGCCGTCCAACGCGTCCGAATGGCGCGCGTCCGCGCTGCTTTTCCTTCCCGCCGCTTAAGCAGCTTCGTGACGACTTCACGGCAAGGACGCAAATCCGCCTCGGTGCCGATATGGACAAGGACGATGCGGCGCGGGTGGCGAAGGCCGATCTTCAGGACCCGTTCTTTGCGGCTGGATATGAGATGGTCGCGGACGCCGTGATTGAAGGAATTTTTGGAAGCCATCCTTTCCAGCACGATGGCGAGGACTCGGACGGCGACTACATCTATGCGCTGTTTTCGAAGGATGGCTATTGGACCGAAGTGGGCCAGCGCGGCGGGTAG
- a CDS encoding site-specific integrase, producing MKAPSYVVKVPGSGNWHYKRDVPPDIRAALGGKPARWRHSLGTSVLREASIEAARLTHKYNELIRVIRAKAQLSPEEQAQIEEAGGEGAFVEQVSERLRAAEGAESGARYIHSIAELDGPVTGSDPFAVAARELLASTRSAAPSPSEARAKIAGLQAEAESLREEIAQDAPLVAKLQPASGLTTKLGDLPSTTQTATLGSVLAAWEKVKKPRNFNQYSVPIREFESLHGRKLLTQLKKEHVRQFRDHLAAKGLKESTASKHFRCLKSIFSFAVEDGYIDASPAAAVRWIWKKRKFSELKEESRRTLTVDELNRLLGVCDTLPKNNHAKQDAAWFIRLALWTGGRPEELCQLTHADIAKVSGVMCVRIRDLLKYQKIKNQSSMRDVPIHKALIDMGFIQFVEARKNQRLIFSTLKADGRERLYSRMQRRCSRLMRNQAKITDPRVVVYSFRHMFKDCLRRIDAPQYIADRLMGHTSPGRRVADGYGGAQVENLNKWLQQIDLFDKGRTVSGFKDEEAPAE from the coding sequence ATGAAAGCCCCCTCTTACGTCGTCAAAGTTCCTGGGTCCGGTAACTGGCACTACAAGCGCGACGTGCCGCCTGACATCCGCGCGGCGTTAGGCGGGAAACCGGCGAGATGGCGTCATTCGCTGGGAACATCGGTTCTGAGAGAGGCCTCAATTGAGGCGGCGCGTCTCACTCATAAATACAATGAGTTAATCCGTGTCATCCGCGCCAAGGCTCAGCTTAGCCCAGAGGAACAGGCGCAGATTGAAGAGGCGGGAGGCGAGGGCGCATTCGTCGAGCAAGTCTCCGAACGCCTCAGGGCCGCTGAGGGAGCCGAAAGCGGTGCGCGCTACATCCACAGCATCGCCGAGCTAGACGGCCCAGTCACAGGCTCCGACCCGTTTGCAGTAGCCGCCCGTGAGCTTCTGGCCTCCACCCGTTCAGCCGCTCCCTCCCCCTCCGAAGCCCGCGCCAAAATCGCAGGCCTCCAAGCCGAAGCCGAAAGCTTGCGCGAGGAAATCGCCCAAGACGCGCCCTTGGTCGCCAAGCTGCAACCTGCTTCAGGGCTCACGACCAAGCTGGGCGATCTACCATCAACCACGCAGACGGCAACGCTGGGCTCCGTCCTGGCAGCATGGGAAAAGGTCAAGAAGCCTCGCAACTTCAACCAATACTCGGTGCCGATCCGTGAGTTTGAATCACTTCACGGGCGAAAGTTACTGACGCAGCTCAAGAAAGAACACGTCCGCCAGTTCCGCGACCATCTGGCAGCCAAGGGCCTCAAAGAATCGACGGCCTCGAAACATTTCAGGTGCCTGAAATCCATCTTCAGCTTTGCAGTAGAGGACGGCTATATTGACGCCTCTCCAGCCGCAGCCGTTCGCTGGATTTGGAAAAAGCGGAAGTTCAGTGAACTCAAAGAGGAGTCCCGCCGGACCCTCACTGTTGACGAACTAAACCGATTGCTCGGAGTCTGCGATACGCTCCCCAAAAACAATCACGCAAAGCAAGACGCCGCTTGGTTTATCAGGCTGGCGCTGTGGACTGGAGGACGTCCAGAGGAATTGTGCCAATTGACTCACGCCGATATCGCTAAAGTGAGCGGGGTTATGTGTGTCAGAATCCGTGACCTGCTTAAGTATCAAAAGATCAAGAATCAGTCGTCAATGCGCGACGTTCCGATTCACAAAGCTTTGATTGACATGGGTTTTATCCAGTTTGTCGAGGCCAGAAAGAATCAGCGATTGATTTTCTCCACCCTGAAGGCTGACGGGCGGGAGCGCCTATACAGTCGAATGCAGCGTCGATGCTCCCGATTGATGCGTAATCAAGCCAAGATCACGGACCCTAGAGTCGTGGTCTACTCGTTTCGACACATGTTCAAAGATTGCCTGCGTCGGATTGACGCACCACAATATATCGCTGATCGGCTGATGGGCCATACCTCGCCGGGCAGGCGAGTCGCTGACGGCTATGGTGGCGCTCAAGTTGAGAATCTCAATAAGTGGCTACAGCAAATCGACCTGTTCGATAAGGGGCGGACTGTCTCAGGCTTTAAGGACGAAGAAGCGCCGGCAGAATGA
- the sseA gene encoding 3-mercaptopyruvate sulfurtransferase has protein sequence MPHNSVDPEKLFVSTDWLEAHLSDPDLMAFDASWHMPAAGRDPRAEYLDGHIPGAVFFDIDGIADKSTDLPHMLPDPVAFSAAMRKLGFGDGMRAVIYDSAGLFSAPRLWWTLRVFGVEDIAILAGGLPRWKAEGRPLEQREPSRPAAHFTARLNHGLVADAAEVKKALETKSAQVVDMRSSERFRGVAPEPRPGLRSGHMPGAFNLPFSRLVEQDRLKQAAELEAEFNAAGIDPRLPVIASCGSGLTACILSFALAAAGHGPSSVYDGSWSEWGARADLPVATEAA, from the coding sequence ATGCCACACAACAGCGTTGATCCGGAGAAGCTGTTCGTCTCCACCGATTGGCTGGAGGCGCATCTCTCCGACCCGGACCTCATGGCGTTCGACGCTTCCTGGCACATGCCTGCGGCGGGACGCGACCCTCGCGCCGAATATCTGGACGGCCATATTCCCGGCGCGGTGTTCTTCGATATAGACGGGATCGCCGACAAATCGACCGATCTCCCGCACATGCTGCCAGATCCTGTGGCTTTCTCCGCCGCGATGCGCAAGCTCGGTTTCGGCGACGGCATGCGCGCCGTGATCTACGACAGCGCAGGTCTGTTCTCGGCGCCCCGCCTCTGGTGGACCCTGCGGGTCTTCGGCGTGGAGGATATCGCAATTCTCGCCGGCGGGCTGCCCCGCTGGAAGGCGGAAGGCCGCCCGCTCGAGCAAAGGGAGCCGTCCCGGCCCGCCGCCCATTTCACAGCCCGTCTCAACCATGGCCTGGTGGCGGACGCCGCCGAGGTCAAAAAGGCCCTGGAAACGAAATCCGCGCAGGTGGTGGATATGCGCTCTTCGGAGCGGTTTCGCGGCGTTGCGCCCGAGCCGCGCCCCGGATTGCGCTCGGGCCATATGCCGGGCGCCTTCAACCTTCCGTTTTCGCGGCTCGTCGAACAGGATCGCCTGAAGCAGGCAGCCGAACTCGAAGCCGAGTTCAACGCCGCGGGAATCGATCCCCGGCTTCCGGTGATCGCGAGCTGCGGCTCCGGCCTCACCGCCTGCATATTGAGCTTTGCGCTCGCGGCCGCCGGGCACGGACCTTCATCGGTCTATGACGGCTCCTGGTCCGAATGGGGCGCGCGCGCGGATCTTCCGGTCGCGACCGAGGCGGCCTGA
- the tnpC gene encoding IS66 family transposase produces MLDFPLPDDVDALKALVRVMAEKAARTEALESEIRDLKVLNAAADERIARLTSILKALERNRFGKRSEKLGAAAAEQQAFVFEEIQTGIAEIKAGLDKAGGSAKQKRAPRPRKAFASHLERVEVVIEPEVPAEHLGKEKIKIGEDVCERLDVEPPRFRVIVTRRPKYAFKDVDVDGVIQAPAPARIIEGGIPTEALLAMIAVSKYADGLPLYRQEGIYARDGVELDRSLMAQWMGRLGFELEPLSDHVLWRIKQSPRVFADETTLPTLEPGAGKAKKAYLWAYARDDRPFGGGDPPMVAYRFEDSRSGDCALRHLKGYYGILQVDGYAAYQRLAGADRGEKALLLACCWAHLRRRFYELHVAGSSSLATATVERMKDLWSVEDQVRDLMPDDRLAARRQSSAPIVAELFARWERELALISGKSKLAEHIRYALGRRASLELFLADGHVEIDSNVVERAIRPQTITRKNALFAGSDGGGRTWATLATLLTTAKMNGADPFAWLKQTLERIANGWPNRDIEALMPWNYVA; encoded by the coding sequence ATGCTCGATTTTCCGCTTCCTGACGATGTTGACGCGCTGAAAGCGCTGGTCCGCGTCATGGCCGAAAAGGCGGCGCGCACAGAGGCGCTCGAAAGCGAAATCCGCGACCTCAAAGTCCTCAATGCGGCAGCTGACGAACGCATCGCCCGGCTGACTTCGATCCTCAAGGCGCTGGAGCGAAACCGCTTCGGCAAGCGCTCGGAAAAGCTGGGGGCTGCCGCGGCCGAACAGCAGGCCTTCGTGTTTGAGGAGATCCAGACCGGCATCGCCGAAATCAAGGCGGGGCTGGACAAAGCGGGCGGCTCGGCCAAACAAAAGCGGGCGCCGCGTCCGCGTAAGGCGTTCGCCTCTCATCTTGAACGGGTCGAGGTGGTGATCGAGCCCGAGGTACCCGCCGAACATCTGGGCAAGGAGAAGATCAAGATCGGCGAGGACGTTTGTGAACGCTTGGACGTCGAGCCGCCGCGCTTCCGGGTGATCGTCACCCGCCGCCCGAAATACGCCTTCAAAGACGTCGACGTCGATGGCGTCATCCAGGCGCCTGCTCCCGCGCGCATTATCGAGGGCGGCATTCCCACCGAGGCCCTGTTGGCGATGATCGCCGTCTCCAAATACGCCGACGGCCTGCCGCTTTATAGGCAGGAAGGCATTTACGCCCGCGACGGGGTCGAGCTTGATCGTTCGCTGATGGCGCAATGGATGGGGCGGCTTGGCTTCGAACTGGAGCCGCTTTCGGACCATGTGCTGTGGCGGATCAAGCAGAGCCCGCGCGTCTTTGCCGACGAGACGACGTTGCCGACGCTGGAGCCCGGCGCCGGCAAGGCGAAGAAAGCCTATTTATGGGCCTACGCGAGAGACGATCGGCCCTTTGGCGGCGGCGATCCGCCGATGGTCGCCTACCGCTTCGAGGACAGCCGTTCCGGCGATTGCGCCTTGCGGCATCTGAAGGGGTATTACGGCATTCTGCAAGTCGATGGCTACGCCGCCTATCAGCGGCTGGCCGGGGCAGATCGCGGCGAGAAGGCTTTGCTCCTGGCCTGCTGCTGGGCGCATCTGCGCCGAAGATTTTACGAACTGCATGTCGCCGGCAGCTCCAGCTTGGCCACCGCTACGGTCGAGCGGATGAAGGATCTCTGGTCGGTGGAAGACCAGGTTCGCGATCTGATGCCGGACGATAGGTTGGCGGCGCGCCGCCAATCCTCGGCTCCGATCGTCGCCGAATTGTTTGCGCGCTGGGAACGGGAGCTGGCGCTCATCTCGGGCAAATCCAAGCTCGCCGAACACATCCGCTACGCTTTGGGGCGCCGAGCCAGCTTGGAACTGTTCCTCGCCGACGGCCACGTCGAGATCGACTCCAATGTAGTCGAGCGGGCGATCCGGCCCCAGACCATTACAAGAAAGAATGCGCTCTTCGCCGGTTCCGACGGTGGTGGCCGGACGTGGGCAACTTTGGCGACCCTGCTGACCACCGCGAAAATGAACGGCGCCGATCCATTCGCCTGGCTCAAGCAAACCCTCGAGCGCATCGCCAACGGCTGGCCAAACCGCGACATCGAGGCTCTCATGCCCTGGAATTACGTCGCCTAA
- a CDS encoding IS3 family transposase (programmed frameshift) has product MERRQFSREFKVEAVRLVRERGVSVAQAARDLELHENMLRRWVKELAADPAAAFPGQGQMKPEQLEIERLRREVTKLRAERDIPKKGRGLLCEGSEMRFAFIAKHRSIWPVAWLCKALDVSRSGFHAWLKRGPSARDKLDEEMTASIRASFVASARTYGARRVWRDVLADGFCCGLHKIERLMQENALRARPRRRGLPKDGGQRLADAVAPNVLDRQFVAERPNQRWIADFTYIWTAEGWLYVAAVIDLFSRRVVGWSMKAEMTAQLVADALIMAIWRRGRPDALLHHSDQGSQYTSDHFQRLMADNGVTCSMSRSGNVWDNAAMESFFSSMKTERVARKIYRTRDEARADVFDYIERFYNTVRRHSTIGYLSPVEFERKVALA; this is encoded by the exons ATGGAACGGCGTCAGTTCAGCCGGGAGTTCAAGGTCGAAGCGGTCCGTTTGGTGCGCGAGCGCGGCGTAAGCGTTGCGCAGGCGGCGCGGGATCTGGAACTGCACGAGAACATGCTGCGGCGTTGGGTGAAGGAATTGGCGGCTGATCCGGCCGCCGCCTTTCCTGGTCAGGGGCAGATGAAGCCCGAGCAGCTTGAAATCGAGCGCCTGCGGCGCGAAGTCACCAAGCTGCGGGCGGAGCGCGACATCC CTAAAAAAGGCCGCGGCCTTCTTTGCGAGGGAAGCGAAATGAGGTTCGCTTTTATCGCAAAGCACCGTTCGATCTGGCCGGTGGCGTGGCTCTGCAAAGCGCTGGATGTCTCCCGGTCGGGTTTTCACGCCTGGCTCAAGCGCGGACCGAGCGCTCGCGACAAGCTTGATGAGGAGATGACGGCCTCCATCCGGGCGAGCTTTGTCGCCAGCGCCAGAACCTATGGCGCACGCCGGGTCTGGCGGGATGTTCTGGCTGACGGCTTTTGCTGCGGACTGCATAAGATCGAGCGCTTGATGCAGGAAAACGCCTTGCGGGCGCGGCCTCGCCGGCGTGGCTTGCCCAAAGACGGCGGTCAGCGGCTCGCCGACGCCGTGGCGCCGAATGTTCTGGACCGCCAGTTCGTCGCCGAGCGGCCGAACCAGAGGTGGATCGCCGACTTCACCTACATCTGGACGGCAGAGGGCTGGCTGTATGTCGCCGCTGTCATCGACTTGTTCTCGCGGCGTGTTGTCGGCTGGTCCATGAAGGCCGAGATGACCGCGCAATTGGTGGCGGACGCCCTGATCATGGCGATCTGGCGACGCGGCAGGCCAGACGCCTTGCTGCACCACTCCGACCAGGGCAGCCAATACACCAGCGACCACTTCCAGCGCCTGATGGCCGACAACGGCGTCACCTGTTCGATGAGCCGATCCGGCAACGTCTGGGACAATGCGGCGATGGAGTCGTTCTTCTCGTCGATGAAAACCGAGCGCGTCGCCAGGAAAATCTACCGGACGCGCGACGAGGCCAGGGCAGATGTGTTTGATTATATCGAGCGCTTCTACAACACCGTCCGCCGTCACTCGACCATCGGCTATCTCAGCCCGGTTGAGTTCGAGCGGAAGGTCGCATTAGCTTAA